A section of the Dehalobacter sp. DCM genome encodes:
- the hisH gene encoding imidazole glycerol phosphate synthase subunit HisH — MVKITIVDYGMGNILSVQRALEYCGGQVRISDNPRDVKNADYLVLPGVGAFADGMRGLSERGLREAIIDFASRERPFLGICLGMQMMMGKSEEFGIHEGLGLIQGSVVRIPDHDVHGLRHKIPHIGWNALALPGGKESWQGTILEDIKIGDTVYFVHSYTAVPANVSDRLADTFYNGQIIAAAIQSGYLYGCQFHPEKSGMTGLRIINNFIKLTGNSI, encoded by the coding sequence ATGGTCAAGATCACCATAGTTGACTATGGGATGGGAAATATTCTCAGCGTCCAAAGAGCCTTGGAATATTGCGGCGGTCAGGTGAGGATCTCGGATAACCCCCGCGACGTTAAAAATGCGGACTATCTGGTCTTGCCGGGAGTTGGCGCTTTTGCCGATGGCATGAGGGGATTATCCGAACGGGGTCTTAGAGAGGCGATTATTGATTTTGCTTCGCGGGAAAGGCCTTTTCTCGGCATCTGTCTGGGGATGCAAATGATGATGGGGAAAAGTGAAGAATTCGGGATTCATGAAGGCTTAGGGCTGATACAGGGCAGTGTCGTTAGGATACCGGATCACGATGTTCACGGCTTAAGACACAAAATACCGCACATCGGCTGGAATGCTTTAGCGTTACCGGGCGGGAAAGAAAGCTGGCAAGGGACCATTCTTGAAGATATTAAAATCGGCGACACGGTGTATTTTGTACATTCATATACGGCAGTACCTGCAAACGTATCGGATCGGCTGGCTGACACATTTTATAACGGGCAAATTATTGCCGCAGCGATTCAATCAGGCTACTTGTACGGCTGTCAATTTCATCCGGAAAAAAGCGGGATGACCGGATTGCGGATTATCAATAACTTTATTAAACTAACCGGAAATTCTATATAA
- the hisF gene encoding imidazole glycerol phosphate synthase subunit HisF — MKTRSNIRLIARLDVKGPNLVKGVQLEGLRKIGDPNAYAKAYYDQGIDELIYLDIVASLYERNNLLEIVRSAAKDVFIPLTVGGGIRKVEDVRDVLRAGADKVAINTAALKRPELIREVATRFGAQCMVLSIEAKKVSPGHWEAYYDNGREKTGIDAIEWVKRGYELGAGEILLTSVDREGTAKGFDVDLVKAASNAVPIPVIASGGMGGLEDMITVVNDGSADAIAMAHVLHYNKLTVQEIRDYAVSCDLNVRRMQHGQDHHS; from the coding sequence ATGAAGACCAGAAGTAATATTCGATTAATTGCCCGGTTAGACGTGAAAGGCCCTAATTTAGTTAAAGGCGTCCAACTTGAGGGGCTGAGAAAAATCGGCGACCCCAATGCTTATGCTAAAGCATATTACGACCAGGGAATAGACGAACTAATTTATCTCGATATCGTGGCAAGTTTATATGAACGGAATAATTTATTGGAGATCGTGCGCAGCGCGGCAAAGGACGTATTTATCCCGCTGACGGTCGGCGGCGGTATTCGTAAAGTGGAGGATGTCAGAGACGTCCTGCGGGCTGGGGCCGATAAGGTGGCGATTAATACCGCCGCGCTAAAACGGCCTGAATTAATCCGCGAAGTCGCCACAAGGTTCGGCGCCCAGTGTATGGTTTTATCCATTGAAGCCAAAAAGGTTAGTCCGGGTCACTGGGAAGCTTATTATGATAACGGCAGGGAAAAAACGGGTATTGATGCTATTGAATGGGTTAAAAGGGGATATGAACTGGGCGCCGGCGAAATACTCTTAACCTCGGTAGACCGGGAAGGTACAGCCAAAGGATTCGACGTGGACCTTGTTAAGGCTGCGTCGAATGCAGTTCCGATACCTGTGATTGCCAGCGGCGGCATGGGCGGTTTAGAGGATATGATCACGGTTGTTAACGACGGTAGCGCGGATGCGATCGCCATGGCCCATGTCCTTCATTATAATAAACTGACGGTGCAGGAGATACGGGATTATGCCGTCTCCTGCGATCTTAATGTTAGGAGAATGCAACATGGTCAAGATCACCATAGTTGA